TTCTTCGCCGACTGCGGGCTCCCCAGGCGAGACGTTGTCCAACTTCCCTTCTTTCATCCAGGTCTCGAGTTCGTCCACTAACGAGAACAAGTGGTCGAAGGAATCGACGACGAAGAGCAACGGCTGGTAATGGTCGATCTCGAAGTACTGGTTGACGACCCACTCGAGCTGGACGGGATACCGTTGCACGTCGGGAGATTCGATGCTGTACTGGAGTTCGCCGAAGCTGGACAGCAAGCCGCTCCCATAGGCCCGGTGTCCGCCCGTAGCCTTGTCCTTCATGAGACCGAATTCGATGGTGAACCAGAAAAACCGTGCCATCGCTTTGATGACGCTCGTCAGCTTCCGAAGCTTTTCGTCCTTGTCCTGGATGCCTGCTGCGATGTCGGCCGCCGTATGGGCGCAGTCACCGAACTTGACGAGCGTATCGGCGAAGGCCTTGTCCGTATGCATCGGCACGTGGCCCGCGATGTCGTGGAAGATGTCCGGCTCGGGAAGATAGTCCAGTTTGGACGCGTCACGGATCGTGATCGTCGTCGGGAAATCGCGCTCACGGAGACAGTCGAAGAACTGGAACGCCGGGACGTAGCCGCTGACGGCCTTGGCCCGGAAACCGGTGAGGGGGCACAAGAACTTATTGACGTCGTCAAGCTTCGGCACCTGGTCCGGATCGAGGCACAGGTTTTCGATCCCTTTCAGAAAGTGCTCGTTGGCGTACTTGTGCCATTGAGGCACCATCCTGCTGAAGAGCTGCCGCCAAGCTTCATGGTTCTCGGTGGAATAGAGGTCGTACGGTTGCTCGATGTAGAGCCGACCGTGTTCCCTGGCGTCCTCGATGTAAGGCGCCCGGGTCGTGGTCATGCCGATGCCAGGGGGAAAGGTCGTCATCCGTTCAACCTCATAGGGCCGCGTCGCCCTCATTCTAGCAGGACGGGACTGACCGCTCCAGTGTGTCCGGACCTAGGTCAATCGAGCCCGAGAGCAGGCAGAAGCCTCGTCAGCGAGTCCATTTCCAGATCCGGCGTCGGACCTTCGGCAGGCTTGTCCTCAGGACGACCGGTCTTCGAGCTGGGAGGCACGTCGCTCGGCCTCCGGATCCATGCGGTCTGCCAACCGACTTCGATGGCCGGAAGCATGTCGTGCGCATAGCTGTTCCCGACGAAGAGGATCTCGCGACCTTTGCACCCGACCGCGAGTTCCGCTTTCCGCATGACCGACGGATGGGGTTTACCGACCCCCATCTCGCCTTCGATCAGGACATGGTCGAACAGATGGCCGATCTTCAAGGTCTCGATTTCTTGACGCTGGACGTCGGCGGGACCGTTCGTGATCAGTCCGAGGGGATAACGGCCGTGAAGGCGTTCGAGCACGCCCATGACCTCGGGGAACAACTTGAGCCGGGCGTCCCGTTCGCGACCGTAGGCGTCTCCGATCTTCCACGCCAGTTCGGCGTCCTTGATGCCGAGGGCTTCGAGCGACTCGTTGATCAGTTGGATGCGAGTGACGGAGCCTTGCGTCAGATAAATCTCGTACCAGTGGCTCGTTTTGAGTTCGTGGGCGAAGCGGCGGAACTCGTTCGCCCATGCGGCGAGCGACTCTTCCAGCGTGTGCCCGGGGACCGGATGGCGGCGCAGCGCCTCCGCCAGACCCGCCTTGGCCGCGTCCCAATAGCCGCAGAGAGTGTCGTCGAGGTCGAAGTAGACCGCCGATACCCCCTCCAGCCGCTTTGCTTCCACGGGAGGGATTGTGCGTCCTCCGTCCGGGCCATTGGGTCTGCTGGCCCGAAAAGGTGTAGGATGGCGCTCGATGCCGGAGCTTCCCGACGTCGAACTCTACGTCTCGAAGATCAAAGAACGGACACTCGGGACGACGCTCCTGCGGACCGGTCTGAAAACGCCTTTCCTCCTCCGGAGCACCGATCCGCCGGTCACGGCGGTCCAAGGCAAGGCGTTGCGCGACGTGACCCGCCTGGGCAAGCGGATCGTGCTCGGCTTCGACGGCGACCTGTTCTTCGTGATCCATCTGATGATCGCCGGCCGGTTCCAGTGGAAGGCTTCGGGTTCTCGACCGCCCGGCCGCATCACGCTCGCCGTCTTCTCGTTCGACCATGGCGACCTGGTCCTGACCGAGGCGAGCAAGAAGCGGCGTGCTTCCCTGCACGTCGTCCAGGGTCAGGAGGGTTTGGTCGCGCACGATCCTGGCGGGGTCGACCCTTTGCTCGGTCCGTTCGCGGCGTTCTCGACCGCGCTCCACCTCCAGAACCGCACCTTGAAGAGGGCCCTGACGGATCCGAAGACGTTGAGCGGGATCGGCAACGCGTACAGCGACGAGATCCTCTGGGCGGCCGGTCTTTCTCCGCTCCGACTGACGTCGCACCTGACCGACGAAGAGACCAGAAGGCTGTGGGAGGCGACGAGGACGACGCTCACGGCGTGGAAGGACCGTTTGTCCGAAGACTTCAAGGACAAGTTTCCAGGCCCGGGCGACGTCACGGCGTTCCGACCGGACTTCGCCGTCCATGGCAAATTCGGCGCGCCGTGCCCGAAGTGTGGCCACAAAGTCCAGAGGATCGTCTATGCGGAGAACGAGACGAACTATTGTGCCGCGTGTCAGAACGAAGGCCGGCTCCTGGCTGACAGGGCCTTGTCCCGGCTCCTGAAGTCCGACTGGCCAAGGACCCTGGAAGACACGGAGTCGTGACCGACGGGAAAACTCGAAGAAAAGTTCGTGTTTTCGGTGACACGCACGGCCT
Above is a genomic segment from Armatimonadota bacterium containing:
- a CDS encoding phenylalanine 4-monooxygenase, giving the protein MTTFPPGIGMTTTRAPYIEDAREHGRLYIEQPYDLYSTENHEAWRQLFSRMVPQWHKYANEHFLKGIENLCLDPDQVPKLDDVNKFLCPLTGFRAKAVSGYVPAFQFFDCLRERDFPTTITIRDASKLDYLPEPDIFHDIAGHVPMHTDKAFADTLVKFGDCAHTAADIAAGIQDKDEKLRKLTSVIKAMARFFWFTIEFGLMKDKATGGHRAYGSGLLSSFGELQYSIESPDVQRYPVQLEWVVNQYFEIDHYQPLLFVVDSFDHLFSLVDELETWMKEGKLDNVSPGEPAVGEEDLKSFLHVPA
- a CDS encoding HAD family hydrolase, whose amino-acid sequence is MEAKRLEGVSAVYFDLDDTLCGYWDAAKAGLAEALRRHPVPGHTLEESLAAWANEFRRFAHELKTSHWYEIYLTQGSVTRIQLINESLEALGIKDAELAWKIGDAYGRERDARLKLFPEVMGVLERLHGRYPLGLITNGPADVQRQEIETLKIGHLFDHVLIEGEMGVGKPHPSVMRKAELAVGCKGREILFVGNSYAHDMLPAIEVGWQTAWIRRPSDVPPSSKTGRPEDKPAEGPTPDLEMDSLTRLLPALGLD
- a CDS encoding formamidopyrimidine-DNA glycosylase — translated: MPELPDVELYVSKIKERTLGTTLLRTGLKTPFLLRSTDPPVTAVQGKALRDVTRLGKRIVLGFDGDLFFVIHLMIAGRFQWKASGSRPPGRITLAVFSFDHGDLVLTEASKKRRASLHVVQGQEGLVAHDPGGVDPLLGPFAAFSTALHLQNRTLKRALTDPKTLSGIGNAYSDEILWAAGLSPLRLTSHLTDEETRRLWEATRTTLTAWKDRLSEDFKDKFPGPGDVTAFRPDFAVHGKFGAPCPKCGHKVQRIVYAENETNYCAACQNEGRLLADRALSRLLKSDWPRTLEDTES